ATACCAATATGGAACAATCGAGATGTATTAAGTTGATTGGAAAAATAAGGAACAACAACTCCTGCAATAAGCATTCCTAAAACAGCAGCACTTATTAACAGGTATTCTTTAGTAAAATTCATTTTATCTTTAAATAAAGTTGCCAGTACACCTACAGCAATTGAAAATTGAATAATTAAGTATAGTAACTTATTTATTTCAGCTAAAAAAAATGCTTGTTGAGTTATAACTACACTTAATCCTTGAGATGTATTGGGTTCTATAATACTTAAAAGATTAGAAGTAATTTGATTTCCTATTTGCACCAGAGATACAAAACAAGAGGACCCAGAACTGTACATATACCACGACAGAACAGAACTGATGAAAAATATTACAAATGTTGCAGTTAATTTGGTATTATAACCAGACGAAATAGTTGTATTCGGATTTCTAAATCTTTTTATATAATTTACAGCATAAAATATCACCAAATAGGCTACAAACAACAAACACAAAATATATGATAACCCATAATGAGAAACTACCAAAGAAAAACTGAATAAAATTAATAACAGTGAACCTTTAGTATTGCGTAGATCTTTATTTATTAGTATTAACAGGATCAATACAAGAAATAATTCAGCAATTTCTTGTTTTGTTATGGAAACAATTTCTGTATAAAAAGTGAATGTTGCCATAAAAAAGAAAGTAGCTAAAAAAGAGATTTTATTGCTGGTTTGTTTCTGGAATATCTGATATAAACCTAAAGGAACTAATGAAAATAAAAAAGGATAAACAACCTTATATATCCAGACAAGTGAAATACCGCTGATATTTGATAATACTGGAGCCAGAATAGAAACACTTAATATTGAATTTATATTGCTCTGGACTGTAGTATTCCATATCAAATTATGAAGTACAATATTCGCTGTGTAATATTCTACATTAATATCCCATCCCCATATATACATTGAAATTAGTGATTGATGTAATAAAAGAGAAATTGAAATGCTAAAAATTGCTAAAGGATATAAATCTAGCGAAAATCCTTTATTAAAGCTTACCAATAACAATATGGAGCAGATTATAATTATTAATGAAATTAAAATAATATTATTATTATAAAAATTCATTAAATACGTTCCAAAAACGCTTATAAATGGTAAAAGAATTAAAAATAGTGCAGATGGATTTAATAAATATTTTTTGCTTATATAGTCTAAATTATCATTATAGCTGAAATTTCTAAAGTACATCCTAATGTTTGTAAACGGTATAAAAAATAACATGTTAAATACGTTTAACGAAGGTTTTTTCTTTGTATTATCTGTTTTATAATGATTTTTATCTTTTAAAATACATAAGATACATAATGCAGTTGTAAAAACTAAAAAAGTACAGATCAAACATTCTTTTGAAAGTGGCTGTAATATACCAAGTATAGGGTATATCATATTCACAAATAGTCCTATAAACATTGCTGCCATTACACTTAAGCCTGTAACAAATAAAACATTTTCAATGTTACTTTTAATTTCAGATAATCCCATAATTCGCAAAATCAGCATTCCAGGTACAAATAAAATATAAATAACAGCCATAAATTCTTTAATTATAGGCATATTTATGCCAGCATAATCTAAAAATGTTAAACCAAGAAATCCAATCTGAATTAATAAAATGACCATAATGAAATTTTTAATTTTCCAGTTATTTATTTGAAATACGCCATCCATACTATCATACCATTAAACAGTTTTATTTCATATTAAAAGTGATATTAAATTCCTATAACTTTTTATAAGCTGCCATACAGTAGGATATTTGCATCCTTAAGAAAAAAATTTAAACACATTTTTATTAATAATACTCACCATTAAATTCTCCTTGTGACAAATAACCCCTCCTTATTCAGTTTCATGTGAAAATATTTTTTAAATAACTTCTAACCTTTAAGAACTTGATGATAGATACTGTTCAATCGATTCTCCATAATTTTCCAGTTATACTTA
The Methanobacterium bryantii genome window above contains:
- a CDS encoding DUF2206 domain-containing protein, whose translation is MVILLIQIGFLGLTFLDYAGINMPIIKEFMAVIYILFVPGMLILRIMGLSEIKSNIENVLFVTGLSVMAAMFIGLFVNMIYPILGILQPLSKECLICTFLVFTTALCILCILKDKNHYKTDNTKKKPSLNVFNMLFFIPFTNIRMYFRNFSYNDNLDYISKKYLLNPSALFLILLPFISVFGTYLMNFYNNNIILISLIIIICSILLLVSFNKGFSLDLYPLAIFSISISLLLHQSLISMYIWGWDINVEYYTANIVLHNLIWNTTVQSNINSILSVSILAPVLSNISGISLVWIYKVVYPFLFSLVPLGLYQIFQKQTSNKISFLATFFFMATFTFYTEIVSITKQEIAELFLVLILLILINKDLRNTKGSLLLILFSFSLVVSHYGLSYILCLLFVAYLVIFYAVNYIKRFRNPNTTISSGYNTKLTATFVIFFISSVLSWYMYSSGSSCFVSLVQIGNQITSNLLSIIEPNTSQGLSVVITQQAFFLAEINKLLYLIIQFSIAVGVLATLFKDKMNFTKEYLLISAAVLGMLIAGVVVPYFSNQLNTSRLFHIGIIFLAPFAIIGFLKLLDLFNFLKVKIKNENKLKIISLFLVIFLFFDSGLAYYIGGEEHSSSISIQQSYDSPVFNNMELSGTEWINNYRNRGHIVYADVIRIYLLYSILNNVGQVPFYLDLINKNSYVFLGSYNLKEKRIRVNQMEGANIVTNQRYLPLNVITSSYNKIYDNGGSNVYFG